From Flavobacterium alkalisoli, the proteins below share one genomic window:
- the hisS gene encoding histidine--tRNA ligase produces the protein MAQKPGIPKGTRDFSPSEVAKRQYIISAIKHHFETFGFQPIETPTFENSSTLMGKYGEEGDRLIFKILNSGDFLANTDVTLLENKDSNKIASQISEKALRYDLTVPFARYVVQHQNDIVFPFKRYQIQPVWRADKPQKSRYREFYQCDADVVGSKSLWQEVEFVQLYDNVFTSLGLNGVTIKINNRKILSGIAEVIGAKDKLIDFTVALDKLDKIGEDGVKKEMLEKGLSEDAIQKVQPLFNFTGTINEKLHKLNTLLASSEEGLKGVEELRFICDNVTAVGLGESVLDLDVTLARGLNYYTGAIFEVSAPAGVKIGSIGGGGRYDDLTGIFGLKNMSGVGISFGLDRIYDVIEELKLFPETVTEATKVLFINFGDNESLYAVKAIKKLRESGIKSELYPDAAKIGKQFQHADKREIPFAVLTGAEEIANNTFTLKDLKSGEQALVNLDELKQKLQ, from the coding sequence ATGGCACAAAAACCGGGAATTCCTAAAGGTACAAGAGATTTTTCACCATCAGAGGTGGCTAAACGTCAATATATAATATCGGCGATAAAGCATCATTTTGAGACTTTTGGATTTCAGCCAATAGAAACTCCTACATTCGAAAACTCATCTACCTTAATGGGTAAGTATGGGGAAGAAGGAGACAGACTTATTTTTAAGATACTTAATTCCGGAGATTTTCTTGCAAATACTGATGTAACTTTATTAGAAAATAAAGACAGTAATAAAATAGCGTCTCAAATTTCAGAAAAAGCACTTCGTTATGACTTAACAGTGCCTTTTGCCCGTTATGTGGTGCAGCACCAAAACGATATTGTATTCCCTTTTAAGCGTTACCAGATACAACCGGTATGGAGAGCTGATAAGCCTCAAAAAAGCCGTTACAGGGAGTTTTATCAGTGTGATGCCGATGTGGTTGGTTCTAAGTCGTTATGGCAGGAGGTTGAATTTGTACAGCTCTATGATAATGTTTTTACTTCTTTAGGGCTTAACGGAGTAACGATTAAGATTAATAACCGTAAAATACTTTCGGGTATAGCTGAAGTTATAGGAGCAAAAGATAAGCTTATAGATTTTACTGTTGCTTTAGATAAGCTGGACAAAATAGGAGAAGATGGTGTTAAGAAGGAAATGCTTGAAAAAGGCTTAAGCGAAGATGCAATACAAAAGGTACAGCCACTATTTAATTTTACAGGAACCATTAACGAAAAGTTGCATAAGTTAAATACTTTACTGGCTTCGTCTGAAGAAGGTTTGAAAGGTGTAGAGGAACTTCGCTTTATATGTGATAATGTTACTGCTGTAGGTCTTGGCGAGTCTGTACTGGATCTTGATGTTACTTTAGCACGCGGACTTAACTATTATACCGGAGCTATATTTGAGGTTTCGGCACCTGCCGGAGTAAAAATAGGTTCTATAGGAGGAGGCGGCAGATATGATGACCTTACCGGTATATTCGGTTTAAAGAATATGAGCGGTGTAGGTATATCATTTGGTTTAGACAGGATTTATGATGTAATAGAAGAGCTTAAATTATTCCCTGAGACTGTAACAGAAGCTACAAAGGTTCTATTTATAAACTTTGGTGATAACGAATCGTTATATGCTGTAAAAGCAATAAAGAAATTAAGGGAGAGCGGAATCAAATCAGAACTTTATCCTGATGCGGCCAAAATAGGAAAACAGTTTCAGCACGCAGATAAAAGAGAAATACCTTTTGCGGTATTGACAGGTGCAGAAGAAATAGCTAATAATACGTTTACTTTAAAAGACTTAAAATCGGGTGAACAGGCTCTGGTTAACCTTGATGAGTTAAAACAAAAACTTCAATAA
- a CDS encoding NUDIX domain-containing protein: MKISYGILLFRSTNNNTEYFLVHPGGPYFKNKNEGLWTIPKGESLPNEIPLTTAIREFEEETGYTPIPPFIELLPIIQKGGKKVFCWAAQGDLNPDTIKSNTFTIEWPPKSGKQSEFPEIDRAGWFSFEEAKNLINEKQIPLLEQLNKIIKE, encoded by the coding sequence ATGAAAATTAGTTACGGAATCCTGTTATTCAGAAGTACAAATAACAATACCGAATATTTCCTGGTGCATCCGGGAGGTCCATATTTTAAAAACAAGAATGAAGGCTTATGGACCATACCTAAAGGAGAAAGTCTCCCAAATGAAATTCCACTTACTACTGCGATTAGAGAATTTGAAGAAGAAACAGGGTATACACCCATTCCTCCTTTTATCGAACTACTGCCCATAATTCAAAAAGGAGGTAAAAAAGTATTTTGTTGGGCTGCACAAGGAGATTTAAATCCTGACACCATAAAGAGCAATACATTTACCATTGAATGGCCACCAAAATCCGGAAAACAAAGTGAGTTTCCTGAAATTGATCGTGCCGGATGGTTTAGCTTCGAAGAAGCCAAAAACCTTATCAATGAAAAGCAGATACCTTTACTGGAGCAACTGAATAAAATTATTAAAGAATAA
- a CDS encoding SRPBCC family protein — MEANVIQPKATATDSKKQNFSKYDPSGTDPNRYAAVSNPKEADEYLHGKKSIIPGLRVNVGTTERLLMIAAGSYLLYRALKKNDDRKVLESMAAGTMLFRGVSGYCPAYDALKGSKMLKSNNISITANLTVDKPVHEVYSAWRTLENLPLFMKHLESVTEVSENVSEWKASVPGGLGSVKWNAEILMDEPDKVLSWQSLPGATINNSGKVKFKDNGASTEIDVTISYHAPLGMPGAGVAKLLNPMFENIVFNDIEGFKSYMESGNAPIPQE, encoded by the coding sequence ATGGAAGCGAATGTAATACAGCCGAAAGCTACGGCTACAGATAGTAAAAAGCAGAATTTTTCAAAATATGATCCTTCTGGTACAGATCCTAATCGTTATGCAGCAGTATCCAATCCTAAAGAGGCAGATGAATACCTTCATGGGAAGAAAAGTATTATACCGGGATTAAGGGTAAATGTAGGTACTACTGAAAGGCTGCTTATGATAGCTGCAGGTTCTTACCTGTTATACCGTGCATTAAAAAAGAATGATGACAGAAAAGTATTAGAGAGTATGGCCGCGGGGACTATGCTTTTTAGAGGGGTAAGCGGTTATTGTCCGGCTTATGATGCACTGAAAGGGAGTAAGATGCTTAAAAGTAATAATATTTCTATCACTGCTAACTTAACGGTTGATAAGCCTGTACATGAGGTTTACAGTGCGTGGCGTACTTTAGAAAACCTTCCGTTGTTTATGAAACATTTGGAAAGTGTGACCGAAGTAAGCGAAAACGTTTCTGAATGGAAAGCAAGTGTACCCGGAGGGCTGGGTTCAGTTAAATGGAATGCAGAGATATTGATGGATGAACCGGATAAGGTGTTAAGCTGGCAATCCTTACCCGGAGCAACAATTAATAATTCTGGAAAAGTGAAATTTAAAGATAACGGTGCGAGCACAGAAATAGATGTTACCATTTCTTATCATGCACCACTGGGTATGCCGGGTGCAGGTGTGGCAAAATTGCTTAACCCAATGTTTGAAAATATTGTATTTAATGATATAGAGGGCTTTAAAAGTTACATGGAGTCCGGTAACGCGCCTATACCGCAGGAATAA
- a CDS encoding AAA family ATPase, whose protein sequence is MKKEIVVIIGGPGTGKTSVIDELIKKGYICYPEVSREVTLEARRQGIEQLFLEKPLLFSELLLEGRKKQHADALQEESRIVFLDRGIPDVLAYMHYIGDSYPSAFDDACKEYRYTKIFFLPPWEEIYSPDEERYENWEQAKLIADHLVETYTNYGYNLIEVPKDTVDNRILFILGHLS, encoded by the coding sequence TTGAAAAAAGAAATTGTAGTTATAATAGGTGGGCCGGGCACTGGCAAGACTTCTGTAATAGATGAACTTATCAAAAAAGGGTATATCTGTTACCCTGAAGTTTCACGCGAGGTAACACTTGAGGCCAGAAGGCAGGGCATAGAACAGCTGTTTTTAGAAAAACCGTTGCTTTTTAGTGAACTTTTGCTGGAAGGCAGAAAAAAACAACATGCTGATGCTTTACAGGAAGAGTCACGAATAGTTTTTTTAGACAGGGGAATACCCGATGTACTGGCTTATATGCACTATATAGGAGATTCCTATCCTTCTGCTTTTGATGATGCCTGTAAGGAATACCGTTATACTAAAATCTTCTTTTTACCTCCCTGGGAAGAAATCTATTCTCCCGATGAGGAGCGTTACGAAAACTGGGAACAGGCTAAGTTAATAGCCGATCATTTAGTAGAAACCTATACAAATTACGGCTACAACCTAATTGAAGTGCCAAAAGATACGGTGGATAACAGAATTCTTTTTATCTTAGGGCATCTTTCTTGA
- a CDS encoding RecQ family ATP-dependent DNA helicase: MQQPLEILKNYWKHDSFREPQEQIIQSVLQGKDTLAIMPTGGGKSVCFQVPAMVKEGICLVISPLVALMKDQVANLQQKGIKAIALTGGISVDEISDLLDNCRFGNYKFLYLSPERLQADWILDRLKELPINLVAVDEAHCVSQWGHDFRPAYLKISALKNYLPKVPFLALTASATKRVREDIIKHLQLDNPAVFVKSFARDNLAYMVFETEDKLHRMQQILTKNPQSSIVYVRNRKSCHDVSRQLESLGFKATFYHGGLTSSEKEKNMQLWLSNQAQVMVATNAFGMGIDKPDVKTVIHIQLPENMESYYQEAGRAGRDGNKAFAVLLVNASDAQIGKKQFLEVLPDRHFLKDVYIRLNNYLQIAYGEGINQSFAFNFNVFCRQYNLPVVKAYNALQFLDRQGIITMAKEFSEKITIQFLVPSKEVMRYISLNSNDEEIILAILRNYPGVFDMETSLNADLIIRKAKTTQEELQQVLKRLNDKEVISYHSLGNDSRLTFNEVREDDLTINRVAKFLEKQNEIKTTQLDRVINYINDTETCKSRLILKYFDEESQTDCGICSWCINKVRKTKEPVETATAILQLLEKGAMSSRDIEEKLELTPKETIFAIQILLENDRIKINANNQYILK, encoded by the coding sequence ATGCAACAACCCCTAGAAATTTTAAAAAACTATTGGAAACATGATAGTTTTAGGGAACCACAGGAACAAATAATACAATCTGTTTTACAGGGAAAAGACACGCTTGCCATAATGCCTACCGGCGGAGGTAAGTCGGTGTGCTTTCAGGTGCCTGCAATGGTAAAAGAAGGCATTTGCCTTGTAATTTCGCCTTTGGTAGCATTAATGAAAGATCAGGTTGCTAACCTTCAGCAAAAAGGGATTAAAGCTATTGCGCTTACAGGAGGTATATCTGTAGATGAAATAAGTGATTTGCTGGACAATTGCCGTTTTGGCAATTACAAGTTTTTATACCTGTCGCCGGAAAGGCTTCAGGCCGACTGGATACTGGACAGGTTGAAGGAGCTGCCCATAAATCTTGTTGCTGTAGATGAGGCGCATTGTGTATCCCAATGGGGGCACGATTTTAGGCCAGCCTATTTAAAGATATCTGCATTAAAAAACTATTTACCTAAAGTCCCTTTCCTGGCTTTAACCGCTTCGGCTACAAAAAGGGTAAGGGAAGATATTATAAAACACCTGCAACTTGATAATCCGGCTGTTTTTGTAAAATCGTTTGCAAGGGACAACCTTGCTTATATGGTTTTTGAAACGGAAGATAAATTACACAGGATGCAGCAAATTCTCACTAAAAATCCGCAATCTTCCATAGTGTATGTTCGCAATAGGAAATCTTGCCACGACGTGTCAAGGCAGTTAGAGTCGTTAGGGTTTAAGGCTACTTTTTATCATGGCGGACTTACATCTTCAGAAAAGGAAAAGAATATGCAGTTGTGGTTAAGCAATCAGGCTCAGGTTATGGTAGCTACTAATGCTTTTGGTATGGGTATAGATAAACCGGATGTTAAGACGGTGATACACATCCAACTTCCCGAAAATATGGAAAGCTATTACCAGGAAGCTGGCAGGGCAGGGCGTGATGGTAACAAAGCATTTGCGGTTTTGCTTGTAAATGCATCTGATGCGCAAATAGGTAAAAAGCAGTTTTTAGAAGTGCTGCCTGACAGGCATTTTTTAAAAGATGTATACATAAGGCTTAATAACTATTTGCAGATAGCTTATGGCGAAGGTATAAATCAAAGCTTTGCTTTTAATTTCAATGTTTTTTGCAGGCAGTATAATCTTCCGGTTGTAAAGGCATATAATGCTTTGCAGTTTTTAGACAGGCAGGGGATCATAACCATGGCTAAAGAGTTTTCGGAAAAGATTACTATACAGTTTCTTGTACCAAGTAAAGAGGTGATGAGGTATATTAGCCTTAACAGTAATGATGAAGAGATCATTCTTGCCATATTAAGGAATTATCCAGGAGTATTTGATATGGAAACCAGCCTGAATGCCGATTTGATTATAAGGAAGGCTAAAACTACTCAAGAGGAATTACAACAGGTTTTGAAAAGGCTGAATGATAAAGAAGTTATATCGTATCATAGTTTGGGTAATGATAGCAGGCTTACTTTTAATGAGGTTAGGGAAGATGATTTAACCATCAATAGGGTTGCCAAGTTTTTAGAAAAACAGAATGAGATTAAAACAACGCAGCTGGACCGTGTTATTAATTATATTAATGATACCGAAACCTGTAAAAGTAGGCTGATATTAAAATATTTTGATGAAGAGTCTCAGACGGACTGTGGAATATGTTCCTGGTGTATTAATAAGGTTAGAAAAACTAAAGAGCCTGTTGAAACGGCTACTGCAATATTGCAATTGCTTGAAAAGGGAGCTATGTCGTCAAGAGATATAGAGGAAAAGCTGGAACTTACACCAAAGGAGACTATTTTTGCAATACAAATCCTTTTAGAGAACGACAGGATTAAAATAAATGCCAATAATCAATATATATTAAAGTAA
- the fmt gene encoding methionyl-tRNA formyltransferase: protein MERLKIVFMGTPEFAVGILDTIYQNNYDIVGVITAPDKPAGRGQKVKFSAVKEYALEKELRLLQPVNLKDESFLEELKSLEANLQVVVAFRMLPEAVWRMPKLGTFNLHASLLPQYRGAAPINWAVINGEVRTGVTTFFIDEKIDTGAMILREETAIGENETAGELHDRLMELGQGTVLKTLKLIETGKAETTIQNETEDIKTAYKLNKDNCKIDWSKPGREIHNLVRGLSPYPAAWCFVNDNGQEWNVKVYETTFEETKVSESAGSIISGKKEIKVAVKDGYLHIKSLQFPGKKKMTAQELLNGMQFSGEAKVL from the coding sequence ATGGAAAGACTGAAGATCGTGTTTATGGGTACGCCGGAATTTGCTGTGGGGATACTCGATACCATATATCAGAATAATTATGACATAGTAGGAGTTATTACAGCACCCGATAAACCTGCCGGGAGGGGGCAGAAGGTTAAATTCTCTGCTGTTAAGGAATATGCCCTGGAGAAAGAGTTACGACTTTTGCAGCCAGTAAATTTAAAAGACGAATCTTTTTTAGAAGAACTTAAATCTCTTGAGGCAAACCTTCAGGTTGTTGTAGCTTTTAGGATGTTGCCGGAAGCGGTATGGAGAATGCCTAAGTTAGGTACATTTAATCTGCATGCTTCATTGTTGCCTCAGTATAGGGGAGCGGCTCCTATAAACTGGGCCGTTATTAACGGAGAGGTGAGAACCGGAGTTACTACCTTTTTTATTGATGAAAAGATTGATACCGGTGCCATGATATTAAGAGAGGAAACAGCTATTGGTGAAAACGAAACAGCTGGTGAACTTCATGACAGATTAATGGAATTGGGTCAAGGTACAGTTTTAAAGACCTTAAAGCTTATAGAGACAGGCAAGGCAGAAACTACTATTCAAAACGAAACAGAAGATATTAAGACAGCGTATAAGCTTAATAAGGATAATTGTAAAATAGACTGGTCTAAACCGGGGAGGGAAATACACAATCTGGTAAGAGGGCTTAGTCCGTATCCGGCTGCGTGGTGTTTTGTAAATGATAATGGGCAGGAATGGAATGTAAAGGTTTATGAAACTACATTTGAGGAAACAAAGGTAAGTGAGTCAGCGGGAAGCATAATTTCAGGTAAAAAAGAGATAAAAGTTGCTGTAAAAGATGGTTATTTACATATAAAAAGCCTTCAGTTTCCCGGAAAGAAAAAAATGACGGCTCAGGAATTGCTTAACGGGATGCAGTTTTCTGGCGAGGCAAAGGTTCTGTAA
- a CDS encoding HU family DNA-binding protein produces the protein MNKSELIDAMAADAGISKGAAKKALESFVGNVGTTLQKGGRVSLVGFGSWSVSKRAAREGRNPQTGKTIKIAAKNVVKFKPGAELDGSVNK, from the coding sequence ATGAACAAATCAGAATTAATCGACGCAATGGCTGCAGATGCAGGAATCTCTAAAGGTGCAGCAAAAAAAGCTTTAGAATCTTTTGTTGGTAACGTAGGTACTACATTACAAAAAGGAGGAAGAGTATCGCTTGTAGGATTCGGATCTTGGTCAGTGTCTAAAAGAGCTGCAAGAGAAGGTAGAAACCCTCAAACAGGTAAAACAATTAAAATTGCTGCTAAGAACGTGGTTAAATTTAAGCCAGGGGCTGAGCTTGATGGATCTGTAAATAAGTAA
- a CDS encoding YqgE/AlgH family protein, with protein sequence MISLKPKKGHLLIAEPSSIGDLSFNRSVVLLADHNAEGSIGFILNKPLGYSIQDLIPEIHGKFKIYNGGPVEQDNLYFIHNVPELIPESIEISSGIYWGGDFESTKDLINQGKIKRNNIRFFLGYTGWAAHQLEDELEDNSWIVSENSYENKIIGKSSTSFWKEKIMELGGEYLIWSNSPENPALN encoded by the coding sequence ATGATTTCACTAAAACCCAAAAAAGGCCACCTGCTGATTGCAGAGCCTTCCTCCATTGGAGATCTGTCTTTTAACAGGTCTGTAGTTTTACTAGCCGATCATAATGCAGAAGGGTCTATAGGCTTTATTCTTAATAAACCTTTAGGTTATTCGATACAGGATCTTATTCCTGAAATCCATGGTAAGTTTAAAATATATAATGGCGGGCCTGTAGAGCAGGATAATTTGTATTTTATTCATAATGTTCCCGAGCTTATACCGGAGAGTATAGAGATTTCCAGCGGAATTTACTGGGGAGGTGATTTTGAATCTACCAAAGATTTAATTAATCAGGGTAAGATTAAGCGTAATAATATCCGTTTCTTTTTGGGATATACAGGTTGGGCGGCTCATCAGTTGGAGGATGAACTTGAAGATAATTCCTGGATTGTTTCTGAAAACAGTTACGAAAACAAAATCATAGGTAAGTCCAGTACTTCTTTCTGGAAAGAAAAAATAATGGAATTAGGAGGAGAGTACCTGATTTGGTCTAACTCGCCCGAAAACCCGGCTCTTAACTAG
- a CDS encoding aminotransferase class IV — MINYNGNLTDNTNLTLEQNRGFLYGDAVFETLKVIDGKILFAEDHYFRLMASMRIIRMEIPMYFTMEYMEEQVKALTENLEISASARARVTFFRKRGGLYLPTTNDAEFIITAEAIAEPLYSLNEDTYEVDLFKDFYVTKQLLSTLKTTNKMVQITGSIFAYENGLNNCLLINDDKNVIEALQGNIFMLKGNKLVTPPITDGCLNGIMRKQILSIARKTEGIEVSEESISPFDLQKADEIFITNVIKGIQPITKYRKKEYGNALASELIKKLNVLIRLG; from the coding sequence ATGATTAACTACAACGGTAACCTTACAGATAACACAAACCTTACATTAGAACAAAACAGAGGCTTTTTATATGGCGATGCTGTTTTTGAAACACTGAAAGTAATAGACGGAAAGATTCTTTTTGCAGAAGATCATTATTTCAGGCTAATGGCATCTATGAGGATTATAAGAATGGAAATCCCTATGTATTTTACTATGGAATACATGGAAGAACAGGTTAAAGCCCTTACCGAAAATTTAGAAATATCAGCTTCTGCCCGTGCAAGGGTAACTTTTTTCAGGAAACGGGGCGGATTATATTTACCTACAACAAATGATGCTGAATTTATAATTACTGCCGAAGCAATAGCCGAACCTCTTTACTCTTTAAATGAAGATACTTATGAAGTAGACCTGTTTAAAGATTTTTACGTTACCAAGCAGCTTTTATCTACCCTGAAAACCACCAACAAAATGGTTCAGATAACAGGAAGCATTTTCGCTTATGAAAACGGACTTAACAACTGCCTGCTTATAAATGACGACAAAAACGTAATTGAAGCACTACAGGGCAACATTTTTATGCTGAAAGGAAATAAATTAGTTACTCCACCCATTACAGATGGCTGTTTAAACGGCATAATGAGAAAACAGATACTTTCTATTGCCCGAAAAACTGAAGGGATTGAAGTTTCTGAAGAAAGCATATCTCCTTTTGACCTTCAAAAGGCTGACGAGATTTTTATCACTAACGTGATAAAAGGAATTCAGCCAATAACTAAATACCGCAAAAAGGAATACGGAAACGCTCTGGCTTCCGAACTGATAAAAAAATTAAATGTTTTAATAAGACTTGGCTAG
- a CDS encoding START-like domain-containing protein: MDVKVKYEIEFPLTSSPQLLYQYISTPSGLSEWFADNVNSRGEVFSFIWNDSEEKARMASKKNGEKVKFRWLDDDNQDTDYYFEMRILVDEITKDVSLVVVDFADEDDVDESKQLWENQISDLKHVIGSV, from the coding sequence ATGGACGTAAAAGTAAAATATGAAATAGAATTCCCCCTAACCTCTTCACCCCAACTGTTATACCAATATATATCTACCCCTTCAGGTCTTTCAGAGTGGTTTGCAGACAATGTAAACTCAAGAGGAGAAGTTTTTAGTTTTATTTGGAACGACAGTGAGGAAAAAGCAAGAATGGCTTCAAAGAAAAATGGTGAGAAAGTTAAGTTTCGCTGGTTAGACGATGACAATCAAGACACCGACTATTACTTTGAAATGCGTATACTTGTGGATGAAATCACGAAAGACGTTTCATTAGTTGTTGTTGATTTTGCTGACGAAGACGATGTTGACGAGTCTAAACAGTTATGGGAAAATCAAATTTCCGACCTAAAACATGTTATTGGTTCCGTTTAG
- a CDS encoding tyrosine-type recombinase/integrase — MPSINRILRNEYDFEYVFEYNLKKQKQYGGPTIYDGGGDLNRRWYVYYSFRNPETGKLERQPPIYADLDNYNTVKERLLRARALCKSVKLILEEGFNPYTPEPDNSILSGQSDKEPVNINSAKKVTEAIDFALEYAKNLHSESSYNDFKSRITRFKDWLTNNKPVNTKMNEIKSIDAIGFLNDILQRTSPRNRNNTRAALSSLYKILKNNQIVKENIIEGIDILKSSPKKNKTYTKKQEEDILKLMAEKDKHLLLFVKFISINMLRPVEVCRLQKKDIHISDKVLKVRAKNQPVKTKIIPDILLQNIPDLTPFKNTDFIFTPNGIGEWNAKEVNRRNHFGKRFKAIKDELGLGEEYGLYSFRHTYITRIYRELRKELTPFESKSRLMLITGHSTMDALEKYLRDIDAELPEDYSYLIS; from the coding sequence ATGCCTTCAATCAACAGGATATTACGCAATGAATACGATTTTGAATACGTTTTTGAATACAATTTGAAGAAGCAAAAACAATATGGCGGGCCAACTATATACGATGGAGGCGGCGACCTTAATAGAAGGTGGTACGTTTACTATTCTTTTAGAAACCCTGAGACAGGAAAATTGGAACGCCAACCGCCTATTTATGCTGACTTAGACAATTACAACACTGTAAAGGAAAGGCTTTTGCGCGCCCGCGCTTTATGTAAGTCTGTAAAGTTAATATTGGAGGAAGGTTTTAACCCTTATACTCCTGAACCCGATAACAGCATTTTATCCGGCCAGTCAGATAAAGAACCGGTTAATATCAACTCAGCAAAGAAAGTTACTGAAGCTATTGATTTTGCGCTCGAGTATGCAAAGAATCTGCATTCCGAAAGCTCTTACAATGATTTTAAAAGCCGTATTACAAGGTTTAAGGATTGGCTTACAAATAATAAGCCGGTCAATACAAAAATGAACGAGATTAAAAGCATTGATGCTATTGGCTTTCTCAATGATATATTGCAACGTACAAGTCCTAGAAATCGTAATAACACCCGAGCGGCACTATCTTCGTTGTACAAAATCCTTAAAAACAATCAGATTGTTAAGGAGAATATTATCGAAGGTATAGACATATTAAAAAGTAGCCCGAAAAAAAATAAAACCTATACTAAGAAGCAGGAAGAAGATATTCTAAAATTGATGGCTGAAAAAGACAAACATTTATTGTTGTTTGTAAAGTTCATATCTATAAATATGCTGCGGCCGGTTGAAGTTTGCAGACTTCAGAAAAAGGATATTCATATAAGTGATAAAGTTTTGAAAGTCCGTGCAAAAAATCAGCCCGTAAAAACAAAGATAATTCCCGACATTCTTTTACAGAATATTCCAGATTTAACACCTTTTAAAAATACTGATTTTATTTTTACACCCAATGGTATAGGGGAGTGGAATGCAAAAGAAGTTAATAGGCGTAATCACTTTGGAAAACGCTTTAAAGCTATAAAAGATGAATTAGGGTTAGGCGAGGAATACGGCCTTTATAGTTTCAGGCATACTTATATTACGAGGATTTATCGCGAACTAAGAAAAGAATTAACACCATTTGAGAGTAAAAGCCGTTTAATGCTTATTACCGGTCATAGTACCATGGATGCACTCGAGAAATATTTACGTGATATTGATGCGGAACTCCCGGAAGATTACTCGTATTTGATATCATAG